A portion of the Sulfurospirillum diekertiae genome contains these proteins:
- a CDS encoding MarC family protein: protein MADFFNLLLQHTITMMAIVDPLGVSAIMLSLLPQSTTKEHINKIAWKATMTIIVAFFVVLLTGNFLLNLFGIEIDSLKVMGGIILLLTAIKMVQGSIESKNQTEEEREEAIKNDEFSVIPLGIPITFGPGIFATIIILRGHSEGVISLAALIIAYLIVALSVYLAFKNSIYIRHYLGITGQKIVSRLMGLIVGAIAVQFIVGGVSVLAKHYM from the coding sequence ATGGCAGATTTTTTTAATTTATTATTGCAACATACCATCACAATGATGGCAATTGTAGATCCTTTAGGAGTGAGTGCGATTATGCTCTCACTCCTACCTCAAAGCACAACCAAAGAGCATATTAATAAGATTGCTTGGAAAGCGACAATGACCATCATAGTGGCTTTTTTTGTGGTTTTACTTACGGGTAATTTTTTGCTCAATCTTTTTGGTATCGAAATTGATTCACTTAAAGTGATGGGTGGAATTATTTTGTTGCTTACTGCCATTAAAATGGTTCAAGGCTCGATAGAGTCCAAAAATCAAACCGAAGAAGAGCGCGAAGAGGCAATCAAAAACGATGAGTTTTCGGTGATACCTTTAGGTATTCCTATTACTTTCGGCCCTGGTATTTTTGCGACGATTATTATTCTACGTGGGCATAGTGAGGGTGTTATTTCTCTTGCAGCACTTATTATTGCTTATTTAATTGTAGCTCTAAGTGTTTATCTTGCTTTTAAAAATAGTATCTATATCCGCCATTATTTAGGGATAACTGGGCAAAAAATTGTCAGCCGTTTAATGGGACTCATCGTAGGAGCAATTGCGGTGCAGTTCATTGTGGGTGGTGTGAGTGTGCTTGCAAAACATTACATGTAA
- the galU gene encoding UTP--glucose-1-phosphate uridylyltransferase GalU, with the protein MSSISKYSKINSLKSVKKCLFPAAGYGTRFLPATKAMPKEMLPVLTKPLIQYGVEEAVSAGIDTMAIVTGRGKRAIEDHFDVSYELEHQIKGTSKESYLTEIRNLIDNCTFSYTRQVEMKGLGHAILTGKTLIGDEPFAVILADDLCDNNDDDPVLKQMVEVYEKYRCCVVAIEEVPKEDTNKYGVIDGKIVDGNESVLRVSNMVEKPDPKDAPTNLAIIGRYILTPEIFEVIENTKPGKGGEIQITDALLELARQGKVIAYKFTGRRFDCGSIEGFVEATNYFHDKAK; encoded by the coding sequence GTGTCAAGTATCTCAAAATATAGCAAAATTAATAGTTTAAAATCTGTAAAAAAATGTCTTTTCCCTGCAGCGGGTTATGGTACAAGGTTCTTACCGGCAACAAAAGCGATGCCTAAAGAGATGTTACCTGTTCTTACGAAACCATTGATTCAATATGGTGTCGAAGAGGCAGTCAGTGCAGGCATCGATACAATGGCAATTGTTACAGGTCGTGGTAAAAGAGCTATTGAAGATCATTTTGATGTCAGTTATGAATTGGAACACCAAATTAAGGGCACATCAAAAGAGAGTTACCTTACTGAAATTAGAAATTTAATTGATAATTGTACATTCAGTTATACGAGACAAGTAGAGATGAAGGGATTGGGCCATGCAATTCTGACGGGTAAAACATTGATTGGCGATGAACCATTTGCGGTTATTTTGGCAGATGACTTGTGTGACAATAACGATGATGATCCTGTACTAAAACAGATGGTCGAAGTGTATGAAAAATACCGCTGTTGTGTGGTTGCCATTGAAGAAGTTCCTAAAGAAGATACAAATAAATATGGTGTTATTGATGGCAAAATTGTTGATGGCAATGAGTCTGTTCTTCGTGTTTCAAATATGGTTGAAAAACCAGATCCAAAAGATGCACCAACCAATTTAGCCATCATCGGTCGTTATATTTTAACGCCTGAGATTTTTGAAGTGATTGAAAATACAAAACCTGGTAAAGGTGGTGAAATTCAGATCACCGATGCGCTTTTAGAACTTGCACGCCAAGGTAAAGTTATTGCGTATAAATTTACAGGAAGACGTTTTGATTGTGGCTCTATTGAGGGCTTTGTCGAAGCAACCAATTACTTCCACGATAAAGCAAAATAA
- a CDS encoding CTP synthase — MSNHETKYIFITGGVLSSLGKGIAAASISTLLKNVGFKVSILKADPYINVDPGTMSPLEHGEVFVTDDGAETDLDLGHYERFLDENLTQANNFTTGRVYSAVIEKERRGDYLGKTIQVIPHIVDEIANRIKEAGRGQDILIVEIGGTVGDIEGLPFLEAIRSLKSELGKRRAMNIHLTLVPFIKAAGELKTKPTQHSVQELRRIGITPDMLICRSEYPLPKELKNKLAFSCGVERNSVIECLDATTIYQVPLSFLKENILVPISETLDLGDLTPHMDEWDILVKRVIAPRDELMIAFVGKYLDLKESYKSLTESLIHAGANLNAKVKIRWVDSEMIEEKGCEEILSDVDGILVAGGFGERGVVGKMAAIRYAREHKIPYLGICLGMQLAMIEFARNVLHLEDANSAEFNPTCKNPIIYLIDSFMDASGQKQLRTFQSPLGGTMRLGGYECDTKPGSLLRNVYDGAKVIRERHRHRYEANPAYREAFEKEGLIVSGESNGLIEAVELQGHPWFLGVQFHPEFTSRLTNPNKTILGFAKAALLQRQNG; from the coding sequence ATGTCTAATCACGAAACGAAGTATATTTTTATTACCGGAGGTGTTTTAAGCTCTCTTGGTAAAGGCATAGCAGCGGCGAGTATCTCCACACTTTTAAAAAACGTTGGCTTTAAAGTCAGCATCCTTAAAGCAGATCCTTATATCAACGTTGATCCAGGCACGATGAGTCCGTTAGAACATGGAGAGGTTTTTGTCACCGATGATGGTGCAGAGACTGATCTGGATCTTGGACATTATGAGCGCTTTTTAGATGAAAATCTTACCCAAGCAAATAACTTTACAACAGGTCGTGTTTATTCTGCGGTGATTGAAAAAGAGCGCCGTGGGGATTATCTTGGTAAAACGATTCAAGTGATTCCTCATATTGTCGATGAAATTGCTAATCGTATTAAAGAAGCGGGTCGTGGTCAAGATATTCTTATCGTTGAGATCGGTGGAACGGTTGGCGATATAGAAGGATTACCCTTTCTAGAAGCAATTCGTTCCTTGAAAAGTGAGCTTGGAAAACGTCGTGCAATGAACATTCATCTCACACTCGTTCCATTTATTAAAGCAGCGGGTGAGCTTAAAACCAAACCAACCCAACACTCTGTTCAAGAACTTCGTCGTATTGGTATCACGCCCGATATGTTGATTTGCCGCTCTGAATACCCTCTTCCGAAAGAGCTTAAAAACAAACTTGCTTTCTCATGTGGTGTTGAACGTAATTCTGTGATTGAGTGTTTAGATGCCACGACTATTTATCAAGTACCGCTTAGTTTTCTCAAAGAAAATATTTTAGTTCCTATCTCCGAGACATTAGATCTTGGAGATTTGACGCCGCATATGGATGAATGGGATATTTTGGTTAAACGTGTAATTGCCCCTCGTGATGAGTTAATGATCGCTTTTGTTGGCAAATATCTTGATCTTAAAGAGTCGTACAAATCACTGACTGAATCGTTGATTCACGCTGGAGCGAACCTGAATGCAAAAGTAAAAATTCGTTGGGTTGATTCTGAAATGATTGAAGAGAAAGGGTGTGAAGAGATTCTCTCCGATGTTGATGGTATCTTGGTTGCCGGTGGTTTTGGCGAGCGTGGCGTTGTGGGTAAAATGGCCGCTATTCGTTATGCTAGAGAACATAAAATCCCTTATCTTGGAATTTGCCTTGGAATGCAACTGGCAATGATTGAATTTGCACGTAATGTGCTTCATCTTGAAGATGCTAATTCGGCTGAATTTAATCCTACATGTAAAAATCCTATCATCTATTTGATTGACTCTTTCATGGATGCAAGTGGTCAAAAACAACTTCGTACATTCCAAAGTCCATTGGGTGGAACAATGCGTTTAGGCGGGTATGAGTGTGATACAAAGCCAGGCTCATTGCTTAGAAACGTATACGATGGTGCTAAAGTGATTCGTGAGCGTCATCGTCACCGATATGAAGCAAATCCAGCGTACCGTGAAGCCTTTGAAAAAGAGGGGCTTATCGTCAGTGGCGAGAGCAATGGTTTAATTGAAGCAGTTGAGCTTCAAGGTCATCCATGGTTTTTAGGAGTTCAATTTCATCCTGAGTTTACCTCACGTTTAACAAACCCAAATAAAACCATTTTAGGTTTTGCAAAAGCGGCTTTGTTACAACGCCAAAATGGCTAG
- the recJ gene encoding single-stranded-DNA-specific exonuclease RecJ yields the protein MARLLSKEEIKRILQSRFENDECTRLNEIPKPSSLKDIAKASKRIADAMRDHERIAIVGDYDVDGVISSVILSQFFDDLGVDYSLIIPNRFTDGYGLNPEIVAKLDVHVIITVDNGISAIEAAQICKEQGIDLIITDHHSIPSVLPDAYAIVNPKQEDCAFPHCEICGAQVAWYLVAALKEELGVDYNLSNFLDLLCIAIMADMMELVGMNRVMVKKGIVELNHSKRAAFEAIKQYFGKKTLEGDDISFLIGPLINSSGRMEDAIFSYEFLKSKNVDDALQKLDYIVSLNEARKEEERLLFESTLPYVKENENIIVAWGEEWHEGIVGIVASRLSKRFKKPAIVFSIKDEKAKGSARGIGDVDILELIRSQEPLLLGFGGHKGAAGVSIEIKHLEQFRINLVEASSQFTQEALEADNDLLGEISADQIDFELLEILENQEPYGQKNPKPSFLLRNIAVKVDRLIGKDGQHLKLILQEGSNALEALFFNYDIKAKQGDRIDILFTVSRNDYRGLVTPQLLIKQIVKKY from the coding sequence ATGGCTAGGTTACTGAGTAAAGAGGAGATAAAACGGATTCTTCAAAGCAGGTTTGAGAATGACGAGTGCACCCGTTTAAACGAGATTCCTAAGCCCTCCTCTTTAAAAGATATTGCAAAGGCATCTAAACGTATTGCTGATGCAATGCGTGACCATGAACGTATTGCCATTGTAGGTGATTATGATGTGGATGGTGTCATCTCTTCAGTTATTTTAAGCCAATTTTTTGATGATCTAGGGGTTGATTACTCCTTGATTATTCCCAATCGTTTTACGGATGGATATGGTTTAAATCCGGAGATTGTTGCAAAACTTGATGTTCATGTGATTATCACCGTTGATAATGGTATTTCTGCGATTGAAGCAGCTCAGATTTGTAAAGAACAAGGGATTGATTTGATCATTACCGATCACCATAGTATCCCCTCTGTTTTGCCTGATGCGTATGCTATTGTCAATCCCAAACAAGAAGATTGCGCTTTTCCCCATTGTGAAATTTGTGGTGCGCAGGTAGCATGGTATTTGGTTGCTGCTCTCAAAGAAGAATTGGGTGTTGACTATAATCTTTCTAACTTCTTGGACCTCCTTTGTATCGCTATTATGGCAGATATGATGGAGCTTGTCGGGATGAACCGTGTGATGGTTAAAAAAGGTATTGTTGAGCTTAATCACTCAAAACGTGCTGCATTTGAGGCCATTAAACAGTATTTTGGTAAGAAAACTTTAGAAGGCGATGATATTTCATTTTTGATCGGACCCTTGATTAATAGTTCAGGTCGGATGGAAGATGCAATTTTTTCCTATGAATTTTTAAAGTCTAAAAATGTTGACGATGCTTTACAAAAACTTGATTATATTGTTTCTCTGAATGAAGCCCGTAAAGAAGAAGAGCGTCTCCTCTTTGAATCAACACTGCCTTATGTCAAAGAGAACGAAAATATCATCGTTGCATGGGGTGAGGAGTGGCATGAGGGTATCGTCGGGATTGTCGCTTCTAGGCTTTCTAAACGCTTTAAAAAGCCTGCTATTGTCTTTTCTATCAAAGATGAAAAGGCTAAAGGAAGTGCGAGAGGTATTGGAGATGTAGATATCTTAGAGCTTATTCGTTCGCAAGAGCCTCTTTTACTTGGGTTTGGTGGGCATAAAGGAGCAGCAGGTGTTTCAATTGAAATTAAACATTTGGAACAATTTAGAATCAATTTGGTGGAAGCATCCAGTCAGTTTACGCAAGAGGCACTGGAAGCAGATAATGATCTCTTAGGAGAAATTAGTGCAGATCAAATTGATTTTGAGTTATTGGAAATTTTGGAGAACCAAGAGCCTTATGGTCAAAAAAATCCTAAGCCAAGCTTTTTACTACGTAATATTGCCGTCAAAGTGGATCGTTTGATTGGTAAAGATGGACAGCATTTAAAGCTTATTTTACAAGAGGGAAGCAATGCCCTTGAAGCGCTCTTTTTTAACTATGATATTAAAGCTAAGCAAGGTGATCGCATCGATATTTTATTTACGGTTTCCCGCAATGATTATCGAGGGCTCGTGACACCTCAGCTTTTAATCAAACAGATCGTAAAGAAATATTAA
- a CDS encoding protein-L-isoaspartate(D-aspartate) O-methyltransferase, whose amino-acid sequence MPQTAQFNTKISFQKHKKMADEIAKICPISPNVYDAFCQSERELFVPQGMSMHAYKLDALPLVANQWISSPLTVAKMTEALTCKGADSVLEIGCGSGYQALILSKVIRRVFTIERIERLLKEARERFKTLGITNIHTRFDDGQNGWREFAPYDRILFSASTPEVPQKLFEQLKVGGILVAPIEKGDKQIITRFIKTEEGIRKEALDNCLFVPVKDGREF is encoded by the coding sequence ATGCCGCAAACGGCTCAATTTAACACCAAAATTAGTTTTCAAAAACATAAAAAAATGGCAGATGAAATTGCCAAAATTTGTCCTATAAGTCCTAACGTTTATGATGCTTTTTGCCAAAGTGAACGTGAACTTTTTGTCCCACAAGGCATGAGTATGCACGCCTACAAACTCGATGCACTACCGCTTGTTGCAAACCAATGGATTAGCTCGCCTTTAACCGTTGCAAAAATGACAGAAGCCCTTACATGTAAAGGTGCTGATAGTGTTTTAGAAATTGGTTGCGGTAGTGGCTACCAAGCGCTTATTTTAAGTAAAGTTATCCGCCGAGTCTTTACCATTGAACGCATTGAAAGATTGCTTAAAGAGGCACGTGAACGCTTTAAAACATTAGGTATTACCAACATACACACGCGCTTTGATGATGGTCAAAATGGATGGAGAGAGTTTGCTCCCTACGATCGCATCCTTTTTTCGGCTTCAACGCCTGAAGTACCACAGAAGCTTTTTGAACAGTTAAAAGTAGGGGGGATTTTGGTAGCTCCTATTGAAAAAGGGGATAAGCAAATTATTACCCGATTTATAAAAACGGAAGAGGGCATACGCAAAGAGGCATTAGATAACTGCCTCTTTGTCCCTGTAAAAGATGGTCGTGAATTTTAA
- a CDS encoding carbon-nitrogen hydrolase family protein — MISNPMLCALQFAYEGRSFEENFETLQALLEQIPQNSISLAPELCLSAYSYDKMEEAAEFTTAILPKLAKLSVGKTYGLTLIEKIDTKYVNNFKLFHHGKLIYTQSKAKLFALGEEEHYFSAGNIEEMNFIEINGIKIAVLICFELRFPSLWEKIKGADLILVPAYWGKLRKKHFEVLTTALAIANQTYVLCANSADESMAKSSAIISPFGDVTSDDNHNLIMHTFDFHEIKKNTTIS, encoded by the coding sequence ATGATTTCTAACCCAATGCTCTGTGCGTTACAATTTGCCTATGAAGGTCGAAGCTTTGAGGAGAATTTTGAGACCCTTCAAGCACTCTTGGAACAAATACCTCAAAATAGTATTTCATTAGCACCAGAGCTCTGTTTAAGTGCCTACAGCTACGATAAAATGGAAGAAGCGGCAGAATTTACTACTGCCATACTTCCAAAACTCGCTAAACTCTCTGTAGGTAAAACATATGGACTTACATTGATTGAAAAAATTGATACAAAGTATGTCAATAACTTCAAGCTTTTTCATCACGGGAAACTCATTTATACACAATCAAAAGCAAAACTTTTTGCCCTAGGTGAAGAAGAACACTATTTTAGTGCAGGGAATATAGAAGAAATGAACTTCATTGAGATTAACGGAATAAAAATTGCTGTACTTATCTGCTTTGAACTTCGCTTTCCAAGTCTTTGGGAAAAGATCAAAGGGGCAGACCTTATTTTAGTACCTGCCTACTGGGGCAAACTTCGTAAAAAGCATTTTGAAGTGCTAACGACAGCGTTGGCAATTGCCAATCAAACATATGTACTTTGTGCGAACAGTGCCGATGAAAGCATGGCTAAAAGCAGTGCTATCATCTCTCCATTTGGTGATGTCACCAGTGATGATAACCATAACCTGATAATGCATACCTTTGATTTTCATGAAATCAAAAAAAATACGACGATATCTTGA
- a CDS encoding ribonucleotide-diphosphate reductase subunit beta: protein MERKKIYNPNSDESLQDRKIFGGNPHGILNFTKAKYSWALKLWDMMEANTWFPREVDTTKDVIDYNRNLTDAEKRMYDLVWSQLISMDSFQTNNLADNINPYITAPEINACLSRQSYEEANHSKSYAVMAEAICDNTDLIYEMEKHDEVLRRKNDYISSVYEELAGDVTDEKLILAMFANQILEGIYFYSGFTAIYALARAGRMLGSAQMIRFIQRDEITHLLIFQNMINSAQKEYPELFTTELKAKVYEMFQKAGDLEIEWGKYITKNQIMGFTDDIIETYIHYLIDDRLTAVGFEKLYNAKHPIKWVDDFSKFNDQKTNFFEGNVSNYSKGSLSFDDF from the coding sequence ATGGAGCGCAAAAAAATCTACAACCCCAACTCAGATGAAAGTCTTCAAGATCGTAAAATTTTTGGGGGAAACCCACACGGAATTTTAAATTTCACCAAAGCAAAATACTCATGGGCACTCAAACTTTGGGATATGATGGAAGCCAATACATGGTTTCCCAGAGAAGTCGATACCACTAAAGATGTTATCGACTATAATCGTAACTTAACTGATGCCGAAAAACGTATGTATGATCTCGTTTGGTCACAACTCATTAGCATGGATAGCTTTCAAACGAACAACTTAGCCGACAACATCAACCCCTACATCACAGCACCAGAGATTAATGCATGCCTTTCTCGCCAATCGTATGAAGAGGCAAATCACTCTAAATCTTATGCTGTTATGGCAGAAGCCATTTGTGACAACACGGACCTTATTTATGAGATGGAAAAACACGATGAGGTATTACGTCGCAAAAACGACTACATTTCAAGTGTTTACGAAGAGTTAGCGGGCGATGTGACGGATGAAAAACTTATTCTTGCAATGTTTGCCAATCAAATCCTAGAAGGCATCTACTTTTATTCTGGCTTTACGGCTATTTATGCGCTTGCAAGGGCTGGAAGAATGCTAGGAAGTGCGCAGATGATTCGCTTTATTCAACGCGATGAAATTACCCATCTTCTTATCTTTCAAAACATGATTAATTCAGCTCAAAAAGAATATCCAGAGCTTTTTACCACTGAACTTAAAGCCAAAGTCTATGAGATGTTCCAAAAAGCAGGCGATCTTGAAATTGAGTGGGGCAAATACATTACTAAAAATCAAATTATGGGCTTTACGGATGATATTATCGAAACCTACATTCACTATCTGATTGACGACCGTTTAACGGCAGTTGGCTTTGAAAAACTCTACAATGCCAAACATCCTATCAAATGGGTAGATGATTTTTCCAAATTTAATGATCAAAAAACAAATTTCTTTGAAGGCAATGTTTCTAATTACAGCAAAGGAAGTCTCTCATTCGATGATTTCTAA
- a CDS encoding anaerobic ribonucleoside-triphosphate reductase activating protein — translation MLKNVLADKAIHSITKFTTLDYPHHLASIFWFSKCNMACPYCYNPQIVRDNGTISLETALEFLQSRQGRLDSVVLSGGECTLYPHLEPFCEAIKVLGYKIKIDTNGSHPELLTRLIAKKLVDYIALDYKAPLDQYETLTHYRHIERFEESLKLLIQSDISFEVRTTLHSDLLTPMDINTIIEDLHVKGYRGTYYLQNYLHVEPTLGETKMQQNQFDLSQLSPLIPIELRNF, via the coding sequence TTGTTGAAAAATGTCCTTGCCGATAAGGCAATTCATAGTATTACAAAATTTACGACGCTAGATTATCCCCATCATCTAGCGTCTATCTTTTGGTTCTCCAAATGCAATATGGCATGTCCATATTGCTACAATCCTCAAATTGTACGAGACAATGGAACCATTAGCCTCGAAACTGCCCTAGAATTTTTACAAAGCCGCCAAGGACGCCTCGATAGTGTTGTGTTAAGCGGTGGAGAGTGTACCCTTTATCCACATCTTGAACCTTTCTGTGAAGCAATCAAAGTATTAGGGTATAAAATTAAAATAGATACCAATGGTTCCCATCCAGAACTACTGACACGGTTAATTGCAAAAAAGCTTGTGGATTACATCGCGCTTGATTATAAAGCTCCGCTAGATCAGTATGAAACATTAACACATTACCGCCATATTGAGCGTTTTGAAGAGAGTTTAAAACTACTGATTCAAAGCGATATTTCCTTTGAAGTTCGTACAACACTACACAGTGATTTACTCACTCCCATGGACATTAACACCATCATAGAAGATTTACATGTAAAAGGTTATCGTGGAACCTATTACCTTCAAAATTATTTACATGTAGAGCCCACATTGGGTGAAACAAAAATGCAACAAAATCAGTTTGATTTGAGCCAGCTCAGCCCTCTCATACCTATAGAATTAAGAAATTTTTGA
- the nrdD gene encoding anaerobic ribonucleoside-triphosphate reductase, whose product MSQTEILEKLKEKRTKCIVYTRVMGYHRPVESFNVGKTGEHRERVQFVEKCPCR is encoded by the coding sequence ATGAGTCAAACCGAAATTTTAGAGAAATTAAAAGAAAAACGTACCAAATGTATCGTTTATACCCGTGTTATGGGTTATCACAGACCCGTAGAGAGTTTTAATGTTGGGAAAACTGGCGAGCATAGAGAGCGCGTTCAATTTGTTGAAAAATGTCCTTGCCGATAA
- a CDS encoding ribonucleoside triphosphate reductase, which yields MLTKVLKRDGTTEEFEPFKIEDAIKKAFKSEGVTYDESIFKEILKRIEKKRVAAVEDFQDMIEQELYKSRYFDVMRSFILYRHTHKMQREHIYGLNEDTTYVNSTQTIEEYIGKSDWRIKANSNTGYSNAGLVNNTAGKVIANYWLDKIYSKEEGLAHRNGDYHIHDLDCLTAYCAGWSLRVLLDEGFNGVRGRVESRPPMHFREALGQMANFLGILQSEWAGAQAFSSFDTYLAPYAFKDKISFKEIKKAIRSFIYNLNVPARWGQSPFTNITIDWTVPKDLADQIPTSSQRHLFKEINDAELIEEAQKRGVNSLEAMTYKHFQKEMNLINKAYYEVMTEGDKTGQPFTFPIPTVNITEDFDWDGENTELLFENTAKIGSSYFQNFIGSQYVRDADGKLVENPKAYKPGHVRSMCCRLQLDLRELLKRGGGLFGSAEMTGSIGVVTLNMARLGYLYKGNKKELMERFEYLMDLAKSTLEKKRVFVQEMYNRGLYPYTARYLPGFNSHFSTIGVNGINEMIRNFTDDKHNIADAYGMEFAHEILEFVRNKMVAYQEETGNLYNLEATPAEGTTYRFAKEDKKRYPEIIQAGSGKNVYYTNSSQLPANFTDDPFEALDLQDDLQCSYTGGTVLHLYMKERISSSEACKKLVRNVITNYRMPYLTITPVFSVCEKHGYISGEHEFCPKCDEELVEHYRKGEAS from the coding sequence ATGCTAACCAAAGTACTCAAACGCGACGGCACAACAGAAGAATTTGAACCTTTCAAGATAGAAGATGCTATCAAAAAAGCCTTTAAAAGCGAAGGTGTAACGTACGATGAAAGTATTTTTAAAGAGATACTCAAACGTATTGAGAAGAAGCGGGTAGCAGCGGTCGAAGATTTCCAAGATATGATCGAACAAGAACTCTACAAATCTCGTTATTTTGACGTTATGCGCTCTTTTATTCTTTATCGACATACGCACAAAATGCAGCGTGAACATATCTATGGACTCAATGAAGATACAACCTATGTCAATTCCACTCAAACGATTGAAGAGTATATTGGGAAAAGTGACTGGAGGATTAAAGCAAACTCCAATACCGGTTATTCTAATGCAGGACTTGTGAATAATACCGCGGGTAAAGTCATCGCCAACTACTGGCTCGATAAAATTTACTCTAAAGAAGAGGGCTTAGCGCACCGCAATGGCGATTATCACATCCATGATTTGGATTGTTTAACAGCATACTGTGCTGGCTGGAGTTTGAGAGTGCTTTTGGATGAAGGATTTAATGGTGTTAGGGGTCGCGTTGAAAGTCGTCCGCCAATGCATTTTAGAGAAGCTCTGGGACAAATGGCAAACTTTTTAGGAATTCTCCAAAGTGAATGGGCGGGTGCTCAAGCGTTTAGCTCTTTCGATACATACTTAGCACCCTATGCTTTCAAAGATAAAATTTCCTTCAAAGAGATCAAAAAAGCAATTAGAAGCTTTATTTACAACCTCAATGTTCCTGCACGTTGGGGACAAAGCCCGTTTACCAATATTACGATTGACTGGACCGTGCCTAAAGATTTGGCCGATCAAATCCCAACCTCAAGTCAACGTCATCTTTTCAAAGAGATTAACGATGCAGAGCTCATCGAAGAGGCACAAAAACGTGGTGTCAATTCTCTTGAAGCGATGACCTATAAACATTTTCAAAAAGAGATGAACCTGATTAACAAAGCGTATTACGAAGTAATGACCGAAGGGGATAAAACAGGTCAACCCTTTACCTTCCCAATTCCGACCGTTAACATCACCGAAGATTTTGACTGGGATGGGGAAAATACCGAACTTCTCTTTGAAAATACGGCCAAAATCGGTTCCTCATACTTCCAAAACTTCATTGGAAGCCAATACGTCAGAGATGCCGATGGCAAGCTTGTTGAAAATCCAAAGGCTTATAAACCAGGTCATGTGCGCTCCATGTGCTGTCGTTTGCAACTCGATCTTAGAGAGCTTTTAAAACGTGGTGGTGGACTTTTCGGCAGCGCAGAGATGACAGGAAGCATTGGTGTTGTAACTTTAAATATGGCACGTCTTGGCTACCTTTATAAAGGCAATAAAAAAGAGTTGATGGAACGTTTTGAATACTTGATGGACCTTGCAAAATCCACACTCGAGAAAAAACGTGTGTTTGTGCAAGAGATGTACAATCGTGGGCTTTACCCGTATACGGCACGTTATTTGCCAGGATTTAACAGCCATTTCTCAACGATTGGCGTCAATGGTATCAATGAGATGATTCGCAATTTTACCGATGATAAACATAATATTGCCGATGCATATGGAATGGAATTTGCTCACGAAATCTTAGAATTTGTGCGCAACAAGATGGTCGCCTATCAAGAAGAGACCGGGAACCTCTATAACCTTGAAGCAACCCCAGCAGAGGGCACAACGTACCGTTTTGCGAAAGAAGATAAAAAACGCTACCCTGAGATCATCCAAGCAGGATCAGGAAAAAATGTCTATTACACCAACTCCTCTCAACTTCCTGCGAATTTTACCGATGATCCTTTTGAAGCATTGGATCTTCAAGATGACCTTCAATGCTCCTACACAGGGGGAACCGTTCTGCATCTTTATATGAAAGAGCGCATTAGTTCCAGTGAAGCGTGCAAGAAGTTGGTTAGAAACGTGATCACCAACTACCGTATGCCTTACCTTACCATCACACCGGTCTTTTCGGTGTGTGAGAAGCATGGCTACATCAGTGGTGAGCATGAATTTTGCCCTAAATGCGATGAAGAGTTAGTTGAACACTACAGAAAAGGAGAAGCATCATGA